The nucleotide window ATCCGTACCGCTTCCGGCCGGCCCGAAGCCTCCGAGGTATCCCGGGCGCCCGAGCCTCCCGAGGCTCCCGCGCAGCTCCCGCAGGGCAGGAGTACCCTTTTGCCCTCCAGGAGTGAGGCCCGATGTGGCATCTGTTCggcgagcaggagagaggaaggcaagaaggaaagcCCCACTTCCCCCATACCAATTCTCTCGCATTTCCctagggaaaagagaaaactctgCGAGTCAGGTGTCCCCCACTGCCTCCGCCTGCGGTCGAGAAAGCAGGCATCGGCTTGGGATTGAGAGGTTGGttctgagccccccacccccacccccacctcttgcCTTTAATGCGACTCTGGCGAGAACAGATGTCCCAAGCCGGGCGGACTGCCCAGACCCCGCCCAGCTGTGCCCTTGGCGAAGACTTGGCTGAGGGTAGGAACTGGCACGCGGGTCCCCAAAGGGGTTTGGGGGCTCCTTCGCCCCGGCGGGACATGACCTGGCAGCCTCGGCCTCCTGGCCAGCGCAGCCTCGGGCGGGAGGCGGAAGCGCCCCGGAAAGACCCGTTCCTAATTCAATTAATTCCAAAAAGAGGAATGAGAGGAATACAGAGGTGGAGAGAAGCTAAGAAAAAGGTTTGAATAACCGAACACCAGGCACACACTCAGGGTATGGAGCCCTGCAGCCCCAGTGTGTCTGGGGAGTCGGCACTGCCCTCCTGCACTCTAACAGGAAGGCGTGTTAGAGCCACACCCTGGCGCACATCTGGGCAGCATCTCCACCCAAGGCGGTACCCCAGCTTTCTTGGCACAGCCAGTGTCTAGGGGTTCCcttgtcttttcctctctgagcGCCCAGCTTCTCCTCACACCAGGGGGCTaacccccgtcccccccccccccgcccacctcccagTCCCTGCCAGTCCCTGGCATCTCCCCCTGAGAAACTGGTTACCTTTCTGCCCGTGAGCCCAGCCTTCCTCTCAGTCCTCTCTTGCTGGCACTCCCTGGGCAGGCTGCTTCCATCCCAGGGCTTTAGGATAGAGAAAGTTTCAGAGAGCAGACCAGTCCTTCTGAGGTGGCTGTGCCCTTTCTTACCACTTCTCATCAAGGAAAACTGTCCAGAATTTTTAAAGATGCAGGACAGAAAGGCAAGAGGCTAATTCAGGATTTAGGAGAGGAAGAGGCTTTTCAGATTTCTCAAAGTCCAGGTCCTTACTTACCTCCCCTCTGGGTCTGTGGTCGGTGCCTTCATGCCCCAGccttagagaaagaaaagtgacGACATCTTCGGGCTGTGAGCTGGGAAGCCTGTTGTGACTGCCGAGGCCCACCTGCCCCCTTCCACATCTCGCAAGAAGAAACTTTCTCCTTTGAGCACATAAGAGCAGGTCAAGTGTGGAGTCCTGATCTAACCCCTGTTGTGACATGAGGAGCCTGGGAGTGGAGGCGAAGGCCAAGCCTGGTCAGGCCTGGCCCACACTGTCCctttcttcccaccttccttGAGAACTAAACTGTGGCATCTAGAATTATCCCTCGGTCTCAATGTCCCCTCAAATTCAGATTTCTCCTCCAAGGAGCAGACAACTTCAGGTTTAAGAttctggggaagagaagaaagccaaGGTCATCcaagagagaatgaaatctcTGACCTCTATGGGCAATTCTTGCATCGTCAGGCTTGTGAACTTTCCcataaaacagaaagagagggaagcaaacacaGCCCGATGGAGTTCAGGGAGTGCCAGGGCTTCCCTGTTGCTGACTCCCTTGGGGTTTAGTTTCCCTGGACTGTACTCAGTGGTTTATTGTGTTGTCCTACGAGGTGATGAAATCAGAGCTGGGGGTTCACTGGGCATCAGGGACTCCCTGATTGTGGTCGATTGTGGCTGGTTAAACAGAGAGGAGAAGAGCACAAggctttttctccctttccccctgaTGGACAAATGGCCTGGACTCAGAAACATCTCTGTTTCCCTGCCATTTCCAAATGCTTGACTTCAGATGGGGGTGGGAAAATCAAGGGGAAGATGCCCTGCTGATTGATCCCGGCTGCAGTTTTCAGGTTTCCACAGCCCAGGGGTTGAGCTGAGCCTCTGCTAGTGCGTGCTTGGAGATCCCGCTGCTCAAGCTAGGAGAGGGAGGGTGTCCTCTCTAGGACTTCTCCCCTTGCCCCCTCCCTACCACTGCTCTGGCCCCTTTTagctttttccctctcccccaccctacACACCTCCTTCTGTTCCTGGAGCTTCtcggtgtgtgtgcgtgcaagcGGGAGAGCCAGCTAGAGAAAACGACCTGCGAGGGGGAGTTTGGGGCTGCGTGTCCTCCCGCATCTTCTTCTCCTGCTCATCTGGCCATCTCACCGGGGAAGTTGAGTGTTGGGAAGGGGGGTGATGGGAGGATAGAGCACAGCTAGAGTGCAGCCAGTATGGGGGAAGGGTCAGGAATTGGGGAAGGGGTAGCTCACATAGTTGCTGGAATTCactggaggcagaggcagaggcattGGGGATCCCAGCCCCAAAAAGGGGCCGGAGCACCTCCGCCTGCCTTGAGGTGACCACAGGTGCTGTGTCTCGATAGTCATCAACATCTTTTGAAAGGAACTGGAATCCACCTTTCAAAACCTAATCGTGCCGCGTGGAGTAGCCGGAAGAGTGAAGTATAGGAGTCTGGTCTGGCCAGGGAAGCCACGTGGAGGGGTCTTTTGCTTCCGGCCCCAAGCCACCTGGATGCCACCCAGCCCGGGACTTCAGAACAGCTTCTGGGAAACAGGCTGAGTGGGAGAGAAGCCCAATTAACCTTGTTTCCAGGGCAGGATAAGACTCAGGCCTCGGGATGGGTGCcgagttctttttctctctagttGTCCCTGCCAGGCCTGTCCCATGCCATGAGCAGACCAGACTCCAGATTTGAGTCTGGGAGTTGCGCCTAGCTTCATACATcatggaagtggggggggggggaaggtgggtCAAATCCTTTCTCCCAAGAATAGGGGTGACTCAGAGGTTTATTAAATCCCCTTAGACCACTGACAGAGGTGAATGCTAGGTCGAAGGGTCCACTTCTTAAGCTCACTTTAGATATATGATCCCATAAGAATTCTAGAATGAAATTTTGAGAGGATTCCAGTGAAATTCTACAAAAACCGCAGGAGAATTCCGCCCAGAATTCCAGCCGGGTATCAGGAAGGGCCTCTCGTGGTGCCACGCTCCCTGGGGCCGTCACAAGCGGCCTCCGTCTGCGGCAGGCGGGAAAGCAAGAGACTGGACGAGAGTCAGCACTGGGGCGCGAACAGctcccagcctcctggcctcTGTCTACCGGCAGCAGTCCTCTGGTAGAGAGAGGGCATTGTCTCCACTGGTGAGAGTGTTTGGAAGTGGTCACTTAAGGGAGGCACCAAGCTGAAGGTCAGACAGTATAATCCGATCTACGCTTTTACATTTAAAGCTTCCTTCAACTAGCATTTCCTTTCACAATTTTGTCATGGCGCTCTCCTTTTTGGGGGGCCTTGGATCAAATCTTTAAAAGCCTTAGCATCCAGCCCCAACAGTACACCACCCATTTCAGTTCTAAAACAAGCaacagtgttgttgttgttgttgttgttgttgttgttgttgttaattatttAAGGAAGCAGCGTTGGAAACAGTCTCGGTACTCCTAACCGTGTTCGAGCTTTGGGATGTTAGTCTTTGGGACTTAGACCCCTCCCCTTCAAATATTCCAGGGGTCCAGTGGGCACCGATGTCTAAGGGAGGGTCCTTTCAGGGAAGTCAGTTCAGAGATACCTGTgcccctgaggctcagagaaagagaACTGTGAGGCTGTCTTCTCTGAGATGAGGAAGCAGCTTAGGCAGCACCAACTCCTCTGTGGTGCCCTTTTTCCACCTCCCTAGGTTGAGGGCTTTCCTCTGTCTGGAGCTGCACCAGGCAGGAAGGAAGTTCCCAGATGTGGACCAGAAGGGTTCCTGCTGTCCTGTCAGGGGAAACTCATGGTGATGTCAAGCTCCACTGTTCCAGGTGGGCACCTAGGTTCAGACCCTTCATACAGCCTTGGGATATCCCTGCAACCTCATCAACACCACTATAAATTTCAATATTCTTGAGGCTAAAAATGGCTGATTCCCCTGAGTCTACTGAAACACAAATTTAAGACTAAAAAGACTTCCTACATTAATATTTCATCCTCATgaccttataatttttttatttaaaaacatcccTGTCTGGCTCAAATGGTTGTCTCTCTATCTCCCTGCACTTGTTTTTTTGCAACAGTGGGCAGAGGGTTGTAAAATGACTGGCTGTTCCCAACTGGGTCATTTTTCAGtgaagaaaagatattttgttCTCAAAGGAGGTGCATGTTTGGGAACTGAAGGAGTGTAAGGAGATTAGTACAATGCTTTGTGCTAGGAGAGTGTGTAAGTCTGTGTAAGGTCCGGGAAGGGCAATGACTGTAGCTGTTTTGGTGCCCAGTGGATGGGTGTGAGGAAGGCTGTAGGGTGGAAATCCCTCCCAGGAATGTCCAGGGTCCCTGTACCTGGCCTCTGCACAGTCACTTGACTCTGTCTCCATCCCCCAGAGCCCCAGCTCAATCCCCCAAATGAAATGAGGCCACTGTGAGAAACCGGGTCCGgctttgcatctcatttacataaatatttattaatcgtCATTAAACTGAACAGAAACACGCAATGCACTTCGGGTGTCCGACGGGAGTTTCATCTTCGCTACAAGAGGAAGGTAAGATtgcgtgtgagtgtgtgggtgagtgtgtgggtgtgtcgCTTGTGGGTTTGCATTTTTGCGTCGTGTGTTTGGATGCCTGATCTCCTGCCTCCGGTGGGGAGAGGTTCTCCTTTTGCCCCCTTTTCTGGGAAACTTCCAGAAGGAACCCtcagccctccccctgcccacctgctaGCCAGAACCAAGAGGACGCTTCAGACAAAAACCTCCTCTCCAGTCATCGGAAATGGCCGGCGCCATGCGCCCACCGAGGCACAGtcgggcaggggcggggctgtCCCCAGGTCTTGGTCTCCACCCTCAACCCGGGATGAGGCTTGCCTGTGGGGAGCGGGGGGTCGGCGAggtctcctcccctctgcccccgaACGCCGGCGCCGGGCCTGCGTGTGCGTGCGgtgtggtgtgcgtgtgtgtgtctctcatgcaaaccctccctccccaaaccGACCCCCCCAACAGTTTGccattccatacaaatttggaaacagatttttaaaaaacagcatgaCGCACAatggggatggggcgggggagggcagtgGCACTGGGGCCCCAAATCTCCGAGTCACTGATTGTAAgaacctggggaggggagggggcggcgccGGCCCCCACTTCACCAAAGTGCACAGATCCGCGCTTGGGCGGCGCGGCCCGCGGGCCGGGAGGGGCAtcccggggccgggccgggccgctAGGCTCAGTCAGAACCTCCTTGCATAgatatttgtgtctttttattattggtagtagtattttttgccttttattgctTCTAAAAGTTCTTACTGCGTTTTCTCTCCGATCCGGACTCTGCGTTCGGCCTCCGTCGcctcttagctttttttttttttttttttttttaatgtatgtttgtttgtttttaaaaaaggaaacggGGAAAAACGGATTCTAGTTACAAATTGTCTtggcctctctctttcctctcaatCCACACTTCCTCCCGCCAAAATTAAAATCACGAAACGCTGAGACGAGGGGTCGGGGAGAGGGTGTTCCAGGTCCAGGCTGGAGCGCCCTGACTTATGCCCTCTTCAAGAAAGAGGGGGCGCCCGGCTCCTTTCTGCCACGGCAGCTCGGTGTctgttataataataatgataatgataataataataacaacaacaacaacaatagagGGAAAACAGTATCCCACAGCTCAGCTGCCCCCTTGCCGATGCCTTTGGGcctgcagaggggaaggggagggggaaacctAAGTGTAGAGATTGGGAATGGGGGGTGGTCTCCAGGGAGTGCCCTAAGAGGGGTCCCTGGAGAACTACCcctgggaaagaggaggaaaccccttggggagagagaaggcgAGTCCCCTGGGGTAATCGAGGCTCCTGGGACGGGCCACCCACAGGTAAGAGGACTGCACTGCCCGGGAGAGGGTCAGTACCGGCGGCCCGCTCCCCGCGCCCGGCGCCAGGATAGGTGGGGGTCCCCTTGCGCTcggggggctggggacaggggtgcgggcaaaggcaaaagaaaaagaaaggggcaggCGCGAGGTCTCAGTTATGGAAAAACGCATTGAGCTCCTCGTACATGGGGCCCCGGTCGTGGTGAAGGTGCATATCGTAAGACAAGAGATTCTCCGAGTGGACGCCCCCGCGCACAGCCGACGAGCCAAAGACCAGCCCGTGGCCCGTGGGCCGCGAGCCGGGCAGCGCCGAGTAGTGCATAGAATAATGGTAGCTTTTCTCGTGGTCGGGCGACGAGTCCTGCTTGAGTGAGAAGTTGCCATTGAGACAGAGCGGGGGGCTGAGCGGGCCCTCGTACTCGGAGCTGTTATAGTCCGGGctcgcgccgccgccgcccgccgcggcATACAGCGTCTCGTAGGCGGCGCAGTAGCCGTGGGTCCGCAGGGCGTGCGCCGCGCCGCCGCCCAGGCCGCCCGCCGCCTGGCACTGTGCGCCCGCCAGGCGCGAGCACGGGTACGGGTAGGGGTGCATGGCAAATGGGCCACCAGAGCCGTGGAAGCGGCCCGTGCCGTCGGCGCCCTGCTCCGTGAGGAAGTTGCGCGAGTTGAGCTGCAGGCAGCCGGCCACCAGGTTGGTGGTGGGCTGCGATAGACCCTTGCACAGCGTCTGCACGTAGGACACCAGGTCGGGCCGCTTGCCGGAGCGCAGGATCTCCGAGAGCGCCCAGATGTAGTTCTTGGCTAGGCGCAGCGTCTCGATCTTGGACAGCTTCTGGGTCTTGGAGTAGCAGGGCACCACCTTCCGCAGGTTGTCCAGCGCCGCGTTCAGGTCGTGCATGCGGTTGCGCTCCCGCGCGTTCGCCTTCTGCCGCCGCAGCTTGGAGCGCTCCAGGCGCGCCTTGGTCATCTTGCGCTTCTTGGGCCCGCGTTTCTTGGGCCGCTCGCCCTCTGCCTCGtccagcccttcctcctcctcctcttcctcctcctcctcgcccccCAGCTCGCCTTCCTCCTTGACCTCGGCCAGCGCGGCCTCCGGCACCTCGTCTGCACGGAGAGGGACTGGCTTAGAGGCCCGGGCTGGCCCCGGAGCCCCGGGCcccggcggaggcggcggcggcggcggcggcggcgcgtcGCCCTTGTCGCTCCTCGGTTCGTCGTCGTCGCCGTCGCCCCAGCTGGCGAACTTGGGCACGTCCGAGAGGAGACCGGGCTCGCTGAACAGGCGGGTCAGCATGGTGCCTGAGGGCGCCCCGCGGGCGGGAAGGGGAAACAGCACTGAGTGAGGGGCACAATGGGGTCACGCCGCCCCCCCCAACTCGCCTCCACCCCCAAGTCCGGGTGCCCAGGGTGCCCTGGatgcccacctcctcctcctgccccgcCCAGAGCCGGCCCAACCCTGCCCCGGCTACCGGCCCGGGATCTCGGCCCAGGCCCTCTCCCCAGCGCTGGGCCCCGGCTCCGCCCCTTGCCTGAATGAGGGGCCGCTGCCCGCACTCGGGGCTTCTCCGGGTCAGGGCAGGGACCGAGTCGGGGCGTTAGGAAACAGACATCTTCGCCCGGGGAGGCGGCGCGCTCGCCCTGAACGCCGGTTCTCTCCTGGCGGTGGAGGAAGGCTGGGCGGCCGCGGGTGGGGACAGCTGCCCCGCACGGCGGCTCTGGCGGCCCGGGCCCCTCGACcgggctcccccacccctcccgcggCTCTCACCCCCACACTCCCTAATCCAATTTGCAACTTGGCCGCGCGCCGCCCTcggcccggcccccacccccgcagcccCAATTCCAGAGGCGGGAGGATCGTCTCTAGCCGTTGCGTCCCCGGCTCCCGGAGCCGGCTCCGGGAGGCGAGGACCGAGGAACCCGGGCGTGGGGGGGAGACGGAGAGAAGCGAGCCTCGTCCGTCTCCCCTGCGGTCAAGGACCCCTTTACCCCCTTCAAACTGCCTCCCTCCTTCACGACTCTCCAGATCTCGTTGTATTTCGGTACTGATGGTGGGGGGGtatcaaatttgttttcttttcttttttcttttcttttcctttttttttttgggggggggggtggtgaagaaAGGTCGCAGGTTCCTCCGGGACAACCATGCGGGGGGGGGTCCCCATCTCAGCTtcttcactccccccccccaccatgatcTTGCTTTTCTCCCCAAGCCCATCGCAAGCAGAGACGCCTCCCTCCGTAGCCCCTTGAGCTGCAGCCCCTAGGGGAGAGGGAACCCTGGGCGCCTCCGATGCCCACCCTATGAGGGGGCATCGTCCCAGGAAGGGGGGATTTGCGGACCCTCTTGTCGGCCGAAGCagccgccctccccacccccccgcagccGGCGGGTCAGATCTAGCTCCCTTTCGGACAACTTACCTCGGAGAGGAgtcaaggggagaggggaggggaggggggggaggggggcaagagagagaggggggagaagagGAATCTTCTCGCTTATTTCATTGTTCCCCCATCTTCAGGGAGCGGGGGCAGCGGCTCCTCAAGGCGGCGGGCGCCGGCGTCTTCAGAGCGCCATGCGAACCGCGGAGCGAGTGTGGCATCTCTACCAGGCGGGGTACCAGCCTCTATGCCAGGCCATATGGGCTTGGCACGTCACGGGCAGCAGCTATCACATGAGAGACGGTGATTGGCATGCGTCTGCATTGGGGGAGAGCCGGCTCCCCCGGGACCCGCCGCCATCTGTCACTCtctactccaaaaaaaaaaaaaaaaaaaaaaaaaaaaaaaaaaaaaaaattaaataaataaaggaaataaataaatatctctgccgccctcccctccccacccaacgCAGGGAAAGCAGGGAttgagagggaggtgggaggagttGCCCCCCTTGGATATAGAGCCCCCCACATGGGAACAATGGGGTGACAAGGCTGGCAACTGGGGGTTTGTGGTGGCCCCCAATTCTATCTATGCTCTCTCCAGGGTCCTGCTCTGTCCATTTCCTCCCTTGCAGGCCCCCAAAGGTGGGTCAGGGACCAAACCTCAGGTCTGGAGAAGGGACCTCTATGCTTGCCCCCACTCCCTGGGAGGATCCCCTCAGTCACAAAGGGACAGCTGAGGCCCCCTCCCAGGGTGGGCGTGGGGGGTGTCCCTAGCCCAACCCCATAGGTAGATGTTGGCACCATGCCATCCCTCATccctgtttgcccctcccccacccaccctcacgCACACACAACATATGTGGCTGAACGAAATTCAAAccaagggaaagacagagaaaaggaaagacttGCCTGGATGTCTGTGCCTCTGCAtgggcgtgtgtgtgtctgtggggacATGTGTGTATATCTGTGGAGTCAGCCTATGGGAGAGATTTCCTTGGGTGTTTGGGGGCATATgtatgttggggtgggggtggagaagagcCTCTAGGATAAGCCTGTGTACCCACCATCAGGAATGAGGGAGAGGGTCTCAGTCTGGATTCCTAAACCAGAAATCTCTCACTCACCCCCTCCCTCATGTCCTCCCCCTGCTAGACAAGCAACCATGCCACCAGTGGCTTTCTCTCCTGGCCTTCTGACTTACTTATttaagggaggaggagggggctggactGGAAAATGCCTGAAGTTCCTAGAGAAGACTCAGCATTCTCCTCCCCCTacaaaaaaatactgaagtcAACTCCAACAGTCTTGAGAGGGACAAAGGGGAGGTGGGTCAGACAGGTGTCTTGATAAAGAAGGAAATGGCTATTTTCTCTTACAGCTCACCTTTTAACTCTCTCACTGGGCCAGATACAGATGCAAATGGCACGAGTTGAGGGAGGTAGCTttagacacacacagacacacacacacacacacacacacacacacacacacacacacacagacgcacacaccTCTGTTCCTCACCCTGTGGTGCAGAAAGTAGAAACACACCCTGACTCAGACAGatacatgtgtgtgagcaggtaATCACAACCAGGTGAGAGAGACGCTTGCCCACACCCTGATTCAGCATTTGTGTGTTTCAGACCCACATTTCCTGTCCCTTCCCATCCTCCAGCTTACGTATGCACAGACAACTTCAATTATACATTAAGCACACACACTTGGATGTCAAGCATGTTCCAAGCACTTTGGTGGGTGCAATGCTGAGCAAGACAGGGGCTTCACTCTCCATCTGGGCACATACAGTTTTCTCCCTGGGGAAGCCTCCAGAGAGGACCTTGGGCTGGTAAGACACTGATTGGATGCTTGGTAGAATGAATCAGGTTTTAGACAGAGGTGCATACAGTAGCTAAGGAGGCCTTGGAGAAGGGGGAGGCCGGTGTCTGAGGCTCTCAGAGATAGTTGGCCAGGAGCTAAAAGGAGCCTCAGAACGAATAGCCCCAACTCCTCCTTTTGTCAAGGTCTGTAGAGAGGGACTGTCTTGTCCAGGAACACACGAAGGGAGAGCAGAACCCGACCTAGGATCCAGGGGCTTGACTCCCAGCCAAGTGCTCCTTCCACAACCCTACAGTCTGCCTCAGGGGTCTCCAAGGATGAGAGGTCGATGCTAAGTCTTCCACCATTCTTGCAGGGATCCTAGGTCTGGGAAGGTAAAATCTCACCTATGGCAGATCATCTAGGGCACTCTGGGCAtagccagagagacagaggcctATGAGGTGGGGTAGAGACTCAGGAATGCCAGCCAGCCCCTGTCCAAATTTGAGTACAGCCTCAAAGGCTTTATTGTCCCTTTACTGAGGGTGGGGTCTTCGATCCCGATAGGGGCCCCTTCTCCTCAAGGCCTTGGCCATGTGATATTTGAGTTACATTCATGTGCTTTGGACTCTGATTTCTGCCCAACCCCACTTACTAGCTTCAAAGAATGCTGAATGCCTTGAGCAAGTTGCATAAGGTCTCTCAGTCTTGATGtccgcatctgtaaaatggggatgattatGCCATACCTCCTAGAGTTGCTGTTAGTACTCAATGGGGTAATACACAGGGCCAGCAatatagtaggcattcaacaaatgccatatctcatttttattaagGCACTTTGTAAACTGTAACATGCTTTACAATATTAATTTCTTGCACATACCCCCATACACATTCAGAATGCTTTGTCCATATAGGAATTGAGTTTTTGGTGAAttaatgggtgaatgaatggatgagtaagAGAATGAGTACCTCCTTGGGGGAGAAAGAcaccctctgccttctcctttgGACACTGAGGGATTGGGTTGAGCCACCTAGGGTCTCACAGACCCCTACCAGCTTTGCTTTCTACTCTAGGCAGGAAGCAATACCTTGCTCAGGATAAAGGAGCCCTTGGGAAGTCTTTCCatccctcccagcctcctgttAAGAATGACCTTGGCTCTCTAGGTCTGAGAAGCCCCTCTTAACCCCCCACAGAAggagacctgggggtgggggtgggtataCCTGAGGGCATGGGGAACTTCATCCCTCTTGGTCTGTTTCCTGcccctgtcttttcttccttcagaaaaatGGAACAAGTTTTTCTCACTCGACAcgtttcaacttttttttagaaGATACAATAAAAAACAGGGGAAAATTGGAACAGAGGGAGGTGTGGGATGGGCCGGCCTCAGACATAGGCTTGGAAGAGGTACAACACACACGTGTCCACATCCACACGAACAAGCACGAACATACAGAGACATACATGCTCCTCTCTGTTCACCCAGAGATGCGGAGATGCAGTgacggagagacagaaagagccagaaatggaaggaaggagacgGAAGGAGAAGGACACCCAGAGATGCCATCTGTTCCTCCCCCTGGCATTGGGGGAAGGGAGTTGGTGAGGGGCCTAGTCCCCTCTGGGTCTCTGAGAGGAAAAGGGGAATAGTGGGTACCTCAGCCAGGCCTGGAAGACTCCCATTTCTGCTGCCCACCCCCATGGAGGGAGCTGGGAGCTGAGGGTCTGAGGTTCCCATGGAGACATAGCCCCATCCCAAGGGAGGCCACAGTCTGGGCACCTAAAATGGCTGCCTCGGAGGGGTGGCGGCCATTTTGTGCAGGCTTAGGTcctgatgggggggcggggggagacaggcagagacagagggaggggacaggtcATTCCTGAGCAGTCTAGGGGAATCTTGCTCAGGGGACAGGATGAATGTTCTGTAAAACTGCTCTCGTTACACCCCGGGCTCCACCAAAGtacagacatacatatatatctgtaaaaaCTCCACTCCATGCTGACACCCGGAAGGACACCTAGCCAgccgccaccaccaccatgcCCCAAATAAGATCGGTGGGGGCAAGTGTGCTGGAGAAGGAGACTCGATTTCCCACCAA belongs to Acinonyx jubatus isolate Ajub_Pintada_27869175 chromosome E1, VMU_Ajub_asm_v1.0, whole genome shotgun sequence and includes:
- the NEUROD2 gene encoding neurogenic differentiation factor 2, producing the protein MLTRLFSEPGLLSDVPKFASWGDGDDDEPRSDKGDAPPPPPPPPPPGPGAPGPARASKPVPLRADEVPEAALAEVKEEGELGGEEEEEEEEEEGLDEAEGERPKKRGPKKRKMTKARLERSKLRRQKANARERNRMHDLNAALDNLRKVVPCYSKTQKLSKIETLRLAKNYIWALSEILRSGKRPDLVSYVQTLCKGLSQPTTNLVAGCLQLNSRNFLTEQGADGTGRFHGSGGPFAMHPYPYPCSRLAGAQCQAAGGLGGGAAHALRTHGYCAAYETLYAAAGGGGASPDYNSSEYEGPLSPPLCLNGNFSLKQDSSPDHEKSYHYSMHYSALPGSRPTGHGLVFGSSAVRGGVHSENLLSYDMHLHHDRGPMYEELNAFFHN